The following is a genomic window from Nicotiana tabacum cultivar K326 chromosome 3, ASM71507v2, whole genome shotgun sequence.
ATCTGCAAGTGAAAAAGGAAAAGTTTGGATATAGTAACTTTTGCTTCTTACACAAGACCTTTTAGCAGTAATGGAAAATTAGTGTAGCAAAACCAACAATTAAATGGAGATGACTGAACAATATTGAAGAAGGAACCTTTCTTCAAGCATTAAAAACTATGGCCTTTCAAGAAGGTAACGGTTCAAAAAGGCTACGGTTCATTCTTTTTCTCTGAAGACGTGTTGGTTCCTATGATAAGAGAAAGGAAAATAGGagacttttttatttatttattagtaaaatatttaagttatttagaAGGGCATTTTAGTAATTCAACTTTTAACTTTTGAgcttcatgcttttataataattagttttagggtacgcgctttgagTGTGTATGTAAAAAAACTAGCTTTAGGATACGCGTTTTGCGCGTGTATATATACCGgtgagtgttaaatttttaaaaatttatataaatattatttcctctatttcaatttacataacacatttttcttttaaaaaagatcgatatatagagagagagtatATTTTTTAGTTGTTGacgaaaacaatatatacatagTAATTAATATTAATCAAAGATCCAATGTTATTTGTTTTTAGTCCTCTTGTATTTAGAAAAATATAGATTGACTTGCGATTTTGAATAATTTGATACAGAGTTTTAATTTTGTGAgttaaaatttttcttttctgtttgtTTGGACAAATACCAATACAATTTATTGCCTTCAACTTTTAGAAAATACAATTCCACCGaccaaaatttaattaattttgctAGTAAACTTTGTGACTTTATTGATTACTACAACTTTTGTACTAATAATCCGAAAGTGTAACATTTACCAATTGATGAGATTTCTAACATTAACCAGTTATTTGTTTGGTTGGAGTTACATTTTTGCTGTAAAACTAAATATTTCATAACACTAATAATTCATCATCTTTCTACCTATTTAAAGGCTCTTGAGTCTTGAttactaataaatattttttctgtCTTAAACTACTTGTCGTATTTCTCTTTTACACGCctttaaagaaaatattaattaaaatgtatgtattaattaaaTATCTTTTCTGTCTTAAACTACTTGTCGTTTTTAATATAATCTCTCTTCATTGAACATTTACTTTATTTATGTTTCATCTCCATCTTTAAGAATAATTACTACTAAGGACAAAATGGAaaagaataattaattttatcttgaatttctaaaatgataaataattgaAACTTTTTGTAGACATTACGATAAATATTTTTGAGACATAGGGAGTAGAAATTAATTCTTCATATTAATTGTATATTGGCTTATTTTAACTCTATTCCCCATCTAACTTTACTTTTAGAAAAATCAATAGTACTGgataaaaaaaaatggaagaacCAATAATagtatttcttttcttcaaattaaaaagtaatagcagttcttcattttttgacttTAATGTCTTGAATACAAATATAATGTTTAGTGGGTAGATATTAAAACATTGAAAATTTGAATTCCTAAAACATAGTTCAACATCaaaattatttgttatatttggtcctaaatattaagattttgaattattaaaggaaaattttagaggataaaaaaggcgaatgacatttcgctaagggtcttcgtgcttttaatatagtatagatatagatataggtaGATATAGATTAAATACTCATGAACCATTTTTTTAGTgtataaaatacatataaaatctctactttacttccaatttcgtcttcaacgtacctatacataaaatagactcaattAAGCATAAGTATAACATTGTTTAGCATTAAAGCACCTAAATATAaagtaagtaatgcactaaaaatatataattatagtcTAACATCAACCATCCACAAAGATAGTTGTTTAGAAGAGTCCTCAACATTCTAACATTTTGGAAGTAAAGTAGACCTTACCTTTTCTAGAGAAATTTTcacaaaccactattgtttagtggttattagctagttaTAGCTATCATTTACTAAATTAATTCCTATAGATATGGTTTCAGTTGTTATAGAGTGTATTCGATATacttaagctattgtattcatgaatacagtagcaaaactcGGCGTGAAACAGGGTAGTCAGCTAAGCAACGGTTGTATTcgattgtattcgactgtatttgCGAGCTGTATTTGTGAATACAATAACGTAAATTGCATAAAAAATGATCTTTTCAGCTATTTAAAACGGTAAATGAATCAATTAACGCGATatactcctaatataactcaactaaCTCAATTATAACACGCAGAATCTATAATTCACGTTAAAGAAAAGATTTCCCAgccaaaaaaaatcacaaaacagAGCAATCTCTAGATTTTCAATCCCTTCTTTTTTCTGTTACTATCTTTCTGTAGATTTCAAAACATGTACTCTTTTTTGATGAATACATATATTTGGAATACATAACATATTCATAAGTGCAACAGTGAAAGCATTgtaaatacatctaaatacaattaaatacaTCTAAAAACAAACAGTGAAAGTCATTGTAATAACTATTTATCAGTAAAATACAGATGAATACATGTATCTGAAATACATAACACATTCATAAGTACAACAGTTAAAGTCATCAAAATATATCTAAATACATCTAAAAACAAACAGTGAAAGTGTTGATTCTTTCAAATTTCTCAAATTAGACTCGTTTCGATGTGTCATTgcgtatttttgttctctttacTGCAACTGTATTTGTTGTTGAACCTGCAAATACATGTTCCGCTTGCGTGATTTGCAAATCGAAAGATGGCCTTTCGAAATTGAGTGCTTTGATCGATATACCTTGGATAACCCTCTTGTAAGGAGTTGAATCATCCATTGGAGAAGAAAATCCGAGTTTTCTGTAAAAGGATAACAATGGTGATTGTTTCTACAAAAACAGTACAGATATACAGAATAATACATGTGCCAGCGAAAAACTAATAAGTTTAACACTTACCACAACTTTTTAGGCAAACAATTTTGAAAATTGAGAGAGAGAATGGAGATGAATCAGTTGATAATGGAGGTTGTATTCGTGGGGAAGATACTGGGTTAGGAGAGAGTACGTGGGTTTAACAAAATTGTATACAATACCGGTGTTATTGGGAGAGAGAGAATAGAAAgcatgagagagaaaaatatttcaGAGCGTATTTAATGGCTTAACAATAGGAAGTGACTATAAATAGATAATTTGCTATAAAAcctaaaaggtagctatagaatataattttataaaaagatatttatttataataaataaggtgtaAATATTTGCTATAGGAGttaaaaattccaatttttttCTAGCTTTAGCACATTAGTTCCTCAATTCTttaggagaaattcaaaaatagccagatttacaactggatgttcaaaaatagcccagtttcaaaagtaatcgaaatttagccacttttcatgtaaagataaatctgagcgaaaatactgttcaaaacctGGAAAATacaccagtatattatactggagttccagcataagtatgcttgaactccagcatattatattggagttGCAGGATatgtatgctggaactccagcataatatgatggagttccaacataagtacactagaactccagcataatatactagagttccaacaagtataatatactagagtttggagcaccggtgctccagtctccagtatattatattggagtcagcaaaatataccggtccagcataatatgttggagttcatacacaggtgcaccgaactctagtatattatgttggaccggtctctgttgcagcaaaatagtgattattttttattgatttcgtaaacggtggccattttagaatgaccagtccgaaaactggctataccgtgctatttttaccaatTCTTTTGTGTTTAGTTCAACTCAAATATTGTCCAAAGCCTAATATTGAGTAAGCGAGCCAGAGCTGAAGAGTTGGTCCAAATGGCCCAATTTCAGTAACGAGCACATTTTCCGCACGCTTAATTAACGACCAACCACCGCCACGGGACAAACTAGTCAAACCACCACTACTCACGGCGGGTGACACCCAATTGTGAGCTGATGGCCAGTCTCATCGGCGTATCATCTTCCCCTTTTCCCACCCAAACCTCTCATCTCCCCCCATCTCGCTCTAATTCTATATCTTCCCTCATTCAACTCAAGGTACAGTCACTCTTCATTTCTTCAAGATTCAATTTTTTTTGCCAATATTAACATTTTTGTTGCTTCGTTTCTTAAAGAGAGATTCAGCTCGGCGATTGTTGTTGCTTCGAGTGAGCTGCTCATCGAGAAAGGTCGAAGATGCAGAGACAGAGTCAGAACCTAAGGTGGTGTTATCAAATACTTCTGCTGACACAAGCATTTCAGCATACAATTGGTGTGCAGCACTTGGAGGTGTTGGGTTTTTCGAAACTTCTTACTTGACGTACCTCAAACTCACCAACTCCGAAGCATTTTGTCCTGTTGGTGATGGTAGCAGCTGCGGCAACATCCTCAACAGCAGCTACTCAGCTGTGTTTGGTAATATTCTTTGCTATTTTTAGAAACTTTCTGCTTTAGAAGTATCTTTGTAACCTTCTATACGTATCTAAAGTTTTGTTAAAAGAAACAAACTTTTATAGTAATCTATATATGTCTTAAAGTTTTGTTAAAATAAACAAATTTTAGTCAGGCAATATAAACACTGCTGGACAAGTAAAATTGGTGGGAACCTGAAAAGGTGGTTGGATACAGTTTTATATTTTCGCATTTGATTAAGTCTTCACCAGACAAACAATACTAGGCCTCAACCacaaacaagttggggtcggcACAGAATGTAAAAAACTTCACACTTCTCTTTGATGATTAGCCTCTTGTTTGATTCTCTATATGAATTATTTGCTTACCAGAAAGAACAATTTTTACTCCCTATTTCCCCAACTGAAAATGTCTTATTTTGACTAAAGAGTAGAAGGAACTCTTTTTTGTATTTATTGAAGACCATGTAGTGCAACAGGATCCCCTTACCATTTGGAGATAAAATTgtttgtgagagaataaaaggaGGAATACAACTATTTATGTGGTATTATATCTGAAAACCTAATAAAATTGACGGACTAAGAAGTGAAAGGTGAATTTTTACAGATGGAGATAGTAAATTTTCTATATTGTTGGCATTCGTCATAAAATGACTATGTTCTATTTTGATCTGAAAGACATAGATTGAACAATCATCAAATTGAAAGCAGTATGTCACTTAAATTGCAGGTAATATGTTTTGGAAAGAGATTCAGTTTTCATCCTTTTACATTTGCCAGGTGTTCCTCTTCCATTGATTGGTATGATTGCTTATGGAGTAGTTGCAGTACTTGGGATACAATTGGGCCAGAAAAGGACGCCGCTTGGAATTGGTGAAGCTTATGGGCGTTTGCTTTTACTTGGAACAAGTACTTCCATGGCAGCGGCCAGTGCATACTTCTTATACATCCTAAGCACACAATTCTCTGGAGAATTTTGCCTTTACTGTTTAGCTTCTGCCTTATTGTCGTTTGGTTTGTTCATCAGCAGTATAAAGGTAATTTCCGCCACAGATAATATTGTTTGTTTAGCTTCTATGTCTATATGCAGTGCTAATGACAAAGATGTGGCTTTCGTTTACAGGGTCTGGGGTCTCAAGAGGTGCAAAAAGAGGTGGGTTTACAGTTACTTATAGTTCTCTTGGTGGTTTCCACCCTAAACAATTCATACAGTGCCTCTCAGCCAACAAATACCAGGTAAATAGTCTGTACGCCTTTACACCTTGTCGGTTAATATTAGCCAAAGTGTCTTTGGATTTAAAGGACAATAGGCAGGAGTTCTTCCATTATATAAGGAAggtttgaagaaaaaaaacagGAGCTTTTCTGTTTTATACTTCCTTGTCTATTCTTCCCAGAGTAGGTGTTGGATTGCTCGGagctataaattcaactctaaCCTCTTCATGACAAGTCAGATTCTCCTTGGTTAAGTACAGAGGCTGTAATCTCCTTATATGATCGTAGACGATTCTCATCACTTGAGTTTGCTTTAGGTTGAATTAGGCTCAACATACATTTCTcaacctaagttgctcggactcgggtgcgggTATCCGATATGAGGACGGATCCGAGTATCGGATTCggcaaaatctaaattttaagattcgggggTGCGGATCCTGATATGGATACAGGCGCGGGGATTCggctaagaaaattcaaaataataaaaaatagagctataaaaagattgtaaattttaagagatattatgtgaaATACTTACATGAATATTGTAGAATTCAATCTTTCATTCTCCAAAAACATGAGACAAAAATACTACAATATTGAAGGTATGCCATTTTCCATAACTTAAatctgttttatttttgattttgagaaatcaaaatctcaatttttctcCTAAATTTGTTGATGGACTCGGTCAAAGTGTCCGAAGTTAGTTGACCGAATCCGGGACGTATCCTGCTCCCGTCCCCGTCTCTTATTGGGACGGGGACGACACCAAAATCGAAGAGTCCGCACAACTTAGTTCTCAACTATTTCTTTTGGGTAAGTAGGCAATATCTTATCATAGTTCCTTCTGATTTTCGATGAAGTAGGTTTGCAACATTATGGACCTTTCTTCTCGGACTGAATTCAGTGAGCTTATTGGGTTGAAATTGCTTAGAATTTTGAAGTCGATGTTTGCTTGGCATAGATTACATCATTACACAGATAATACAAACCTTATTTAATCACTTCATGCATTATTTGAGCTATAATTTTAAGCAAGTAGAGAAGCTTGTTCAGTTTGTAGCTTTATCAATAGCAAGATATCTTGGTTATTTTAAGATAGAAAAGCTTTTGATGTATAGTCACACTTAAAACTCTAGTTTGTCTGAAATCTATCAGTTGGTGAAAAGATCGTGCACATTATTCAAGAGAACAATTACTCAAATCCCTTTTCCCATCTTTTGCAGTTCTGCTATGACTGAACTGGAATATTTCACAACTGAGATAACATCACCGTCGACACCTTTTGCTATTTCCCTAGCGAAGCACCTGCGTTCAATTGGAGCAAAAATGTATGGGGCTTTCTGGTGTTCTCACTGCCAGGAACAAAAAGAGGTCTCCTTCTTTTTGCAGTTGTGCTTTCTTAAAATTGCATTGATGGGCATAGAAACCATATCATCCTCTGCTTGTATTTATATAGAATATGAAAATGATTGTTTTTCTAATTGATGAATTATTTCAATTTTGGTTGCCTCAATGGCGTAATGACGTCTTTTCATTAggcaaaaaaaaaagagcatGATTCTTAGAGATACCAGAAGAAAACATGGATAAGACTTTGGTTAAGAGTCAAAGGAAAACATGATATGGGTAGGAAAGAATATGAATGCCCATCAAATTACTTGGATGGAATGTTAACGTCTCCCATAAATTTGTAACAAGAGCATGACTAAAGGGGAAAAAAGAGGGAGCCTtatctttatttctttcatatctGTTATGTGTATTTACTGGTGGAGGAATTTGGGCTAAGAGCTTCAATGTATTTAATTTTAGAGCTCAGAAGCAGATTCTCAGAGCTGTGACCAAAACTGTTTTGTGTATGGCATCTCATCTTTAAAAATGTTAAAAAGTGCCTTAAAGATCCACTGAAATATGGAAACGTTGACAAAATAATTCAGTGTCTTTGCTTCTTTACTCTTCTCATCAAAAGCTTCCTCGTCAACCTTGCTGTTGCACTAGATACTCTGATTTGCATCATGCACTTAACAGCATGTATAAGAGATGTTTGTACTAAATTAGTTATTTCTGCTGTCACTGCAACAAGATGTTTGGACGAGAAGCATCAAAGCTACTAG
Proteins encoded in this region:
- the LOC107776750 gene encoding thiol-disulfide oxidoreductase LTO1, which gives rise to MASLIGVSSSPFPTQTSHLPPSRSNSISSLIQLKRDSARRLLLLRVSCSSRKVEDAETESEPKVVLSNTSADTSISAYNWCAALGGVGFFETSYLTYLKLTNSEAFCPVGDGSSCGNILNSSYSAVFGVPLPLIGMIAYGVVAVLGIQLGQKRTPLGIGEAYGRLLLLGTSTSMAAASAYFLYILSTQFSGEFCLYCLASALLSFGLFISSIKGLGSQEVQKEVGLQLLIVLLVVSTLNNSYSASQPTNTSSAMTELEYFTTEITSPSTPFAISLAKHLRSIGAKMYGAFWCSHCQEQKEMFGREASKLLDYVECFPDGVKKGIYMANACQEAKLEGFPTWIINGEVLSGEKKLSELAELSGFTMNELTEAK